One segment of Agromyces albus DNA contains the following:
- a CDS encoding ferritin-like fold-containing protein has protein sequence MVTWGKRRSVRQETPRLRPRVSPTDLARVDFTELVPDPVPFLGQAAYIQLEFFESLAKAVATAPTLPAKEGLSAAAGVALRKHHALIAELRLLGVEPDDVMAPFAPATDRFRQASAGADWYELLLGIHVTSGMLDGYFSRLSAGLPVELGARVRSILHEGGSAIVLETELRSAIEAQSGLADRLALWGRSLVGDTLLIARSALRASDSADRWSAQVEPVFTELIADHTRRMDALGLTA, from the coding sequence GTGGTGACCTGGGGCAAGCGACGCAGTGTGCGTCAAGAGACGCCTCGCTTGCGTCCGCGCGTTTCACCGACCGATCTGGCGCGGGTCGACTTCACCGAACTCGTGCCCGATCCGGTGCCGTTCCTCGGGCAGGCGGCGTACATCCAGCTCGAGTTCTTCGAGAGCCTCGCGAAGGCCGTCGCGACCGCGCCGACCCTCCCGGCGAAAGAGGGGCTGAGTGCCGCCGCGGGCGTGGCGCTGCGCAAGCACCATGCGCTCATCGCCGAATTGCGGCTGCTCGGTGTCGAACCCGACGACGTGATGGCACCGTTCGCGCCGGCGACCGATCGGTTCCGCCAGGCCAGCGCCGGTGCCGACTGGTACGAGCTGCTGCTCGGCATCCATGTCACGTCCGGCATGCTCGACGGATACTTCTCACGACTCTCGGCGGGGCTGCCCGTCGAGCTCGGAGCCCGCGTGCGTTCGATCCTCCATGAGGGCGGATCCGCGATCGTGCTCGAGACCGAGCTCCGCTCCGCGATCGAGGCTCAGTCCGGACTCGCCGATCGGCTGGCCCTGTGGGGGAGGAGCCTCGTGGGCGACACCCTGCTCATCGCACGTTCGGCGCTTCGGGCATCCGACTCGGCCGATCGCTGGAGTGCTCAGGTCGAGCCCGTCTTCACCGAGCTCATCGCCGATCACACCAGGCGCATGGACGCACTCGGGCTCACGGCCTGA
- a CDS encoding DEAD/DEAH box helicase, translating to MTTFADLGVASDIVDALAGKGIIDAFPIQEQTIPLALAGQDIIGQAKTGTGKTFGFGLPIIQRIGDDPEGGVKVLVVVPTRELCVQVTEDLEIATSNRPTKIVSIYGGKAYEGQIEQLKAGAQIVVGTPGRLLDLASQRLLSLKNVSEMVLDEADKMLDLGFLADIEKLMAQTPPTRHTMLFSATMPGPIVALARRFMVRPIHIRATDPDEGLTQANIKHLVYRAHSLDKEEVISRILQAEGRGKTVIFTRTKRAAAKLVEELNDRGFNAAAVHGDLNQDQRERAMAAFKAGKKDVLIATDVAARGIDVDDVTHVINHTIPDDDKAYLHRVGRTGRAGKTGIAVTFVDWDDLHKWALINRALEFGQPEPTETYSSSPHLYDDLDIPQGTKGRLKPASAAPRSSTAGRTENGSAPRSSTAVRTEGDADAERAPRSTRSRRRTRGGESAEQAGDNTTTTDAPAAREPGTGTHDGKGPEHHDGNSAPQRRRRRRGPRTGGPTPQA from the coding sequence TTGACTACTTTCGCAGACCTCGGCGTCGCGTCCGACATCGTCGACGCCCTCGCCGGGAAGGGCATCATCGATGCCTTCCCCATCCAGGAACAGACCATCCCCCTCGCCCTCGCCGGGCAGGACATCATCGGCCAGGCGAAGACCGGCACCGGCAAGACGTTCGGCTTCGGGCTTCCCATCATCCAGCGCATCGGCGACGACCCCGAGGGCGGCGTCAAGGTGCTCGTCGTCGTGCCGACCCGTGAGCTCTGCGTGCAGGTCACCGAAGACCTCGAGATCGCCACGTCGAACCGGCCCACGAAGATCGTCTCGATCTACGGCGGCAAGGCCTACGAAGGTCAGATCGAGCAGCTCAAGGCCGGCGCGCAGATCGTCGTCGGCACGCCCGGCCGCCTCCTCGACCTCGCCTCGCAGCGACTCCTCTCCCTCAAGAACGTGAGCGAGATGGTGCTCGACGAGGCCGACAAGATGCTCGACCTCGGCTTCCTCGCCGACATCGAGAAGCTCATGGCGCAGACGCCCCCCACTCGCCACACGATGCTGTTCTCGGCCACCATGCCCGGACCGATCGTCGCCCTCGCGCGTCGCTTCATGGTGCGCCCCATCCACATCCGCGCGACCGATCCCGACGAGGGGCTCACGCAGGCGAACATCAAGCACCTCGTCTACCGCGCCCACTCGCTCGACAAAGAAGAGGTCATCTCGCGCATCCTGCAGGCCGAGGGTCGCGGCAAGACCGTGATCTTCACCCGCACGAAGCGCGCAGCCGCCAAGCTCGTCGAAGAGCTGAACGATCGCGGCTTCAACGCCGCGGCGGTGCACGGCGACCTGAATCAAGATCAGCGCGAGCGTGCCATGGCCGCGTTCAAGGCGGGCAAGAAAGACGTGCTGATCGCCACGGATGTCGCGGCGCGCGGCATCGACGTCGATGACGTGACGCACGTCATCAACCACACCATCCCCGACGACGACAAGGCGTACCTGCACCGCGTGGGCCGCACCGGTCGGGCCGGCAAGACCGGCATCGCCGTGACGTTCGTCGACTGGGACGACCTGCACAAGTGGGCGCTCATCAACCGAGCCCTCGAGTTCGGCCAGCCCGAGCCGACCGAGACCTACTCGTCGAGCCCGCACCTCTACGACGACCTCGACATCCCCCAGGGAACGAAGGGCCGCTTGAAGCCCGCCTCGGCCGCCCCGCGGTCGAGCACCGCCGGCCGCACCGAGAACGGCTCAGCGCCGCGTTCGAGCACCGCAGTCCGTACCGAAGGTGACGCCGACGCAGAGCGCGCGCCCCGCTCCACTCGCTCGCGTCGTCGCACTCGTGGTGGCGAGTCTGCCGAACAGGCCGGCGACAACACCACCACGACCGACGCCCCCGCCGCGCGGGAACCGGGCACCGGCACGCACGATGGCAAGGGCCCGGAGCACCACGACGGCAATTCCGCGCCGCAGCGTCGACGCCGCCGTCGCGGACCCCGCACGGGCGGGCCGACCCCGCAGGCCTGA
- a CDS encoding PHP domain-containing protein, whose product MSGAPDAVGEADLHTHSTVSDGTESPTRLMEQAAAAGLWGIALTDHDSTSGWAEAAAAVNETGVALIRGMELSTRSGFMSVHMLAYLVDPLDEGLLAETARIRESRLSRAEEIVRRIGRDYALDWDDVLAQTAEGTTIGRPHIADALVARGHVATRSAAFEGILHPRAGYAHPHYAPDPLTGVRLIRAAGGVPVLAHPGTRGAERVMGEDTLARLVDAGLFGLEIDHPENRPDAKRRLRELATRYKLEVTGSSDYHGAGKPNRLGELRTSAGVVERIIAEASGAEPLIP is encoded by the coding sequence ATGTCCGGAGCCCCTGATGCCGTCGGCGAAGCCGACCTGCACACGCACTCGACGGTCTCCGACGGAACGGAATCCCCGACGCGGCTGATGGAGCAGGCCGCCGCGGCCGGGCTCTGGGGCATCGCGCTCACCGATCACGATTCGACGAGCGGATGGGCCGAGGCCGCCGCCGCCGTGAACGAGACGGGCGTCGCCCTCATCCGCGGCATGGAGCTCTCGACACGATCGGGCTTCATGAGCGTCCACATGCTCGCGTACCTCGTCGACCCACTCGATGAGGGGCTCCTCGCCGAGACGGCGCGCATCCGCGAGTCGCGGCTCAGTCGCGCGGAGGAGATCGTCCGCCGCATCGGCCGTGACTACGCGCTCGATTGGGACGACGTGCTCGCCCAGACCGCCGAGGGCACCACCATCGGACGCCCGCACATCGCCGACGCGCTCGTCGCTCGCGGTCACGTGGCCACGCGATCCGCGGCGTTCGAGGGCATCCTGCATCCTCGCGCCGGCTACGCGCACCCGCACTACGCGCCCGACCCGCTCACCGGCGTACGGCTCATCCGCGCCGCCGGCGGCGTGCCCGTGCTCGCCCACCCAGGCACACGGGGCGCGGAGCGTGTGATGGGCGAGGACACCCTCGCCCGCCTCGTCGACGCCGGGCTCTTCGGGCTCGAGATCGACCACCCCGAGAACCGCCCCGACGCCAAGCGGCGACTGCGAGAGCTCGCGACCCGCTACAAGCTCGAGGTGACGGGGTCGAGCGACTACCATGGCGCCGGAAAGCCGAATCGCCTCGGCGAGCTCCGCACGTCGGCCGGGGTCGTCGAGCGGATCATCGCCGAGGCGAGCGGTGCAGAGCCGCTGATTCCCTGA
- a CDS encoding endonuclease/exonuclease/phosphatase family protein has protein sequence MLPRILGWAVVLGILIVAVVLVWPQGFGLQNQWIAAHIVALRGVAAVCGAIAAGLFLLLAIARPARRFGIAMAVVLGLFAVGNVAVLTARGIGAADASDEAPAESITVLSWNTLGEVPDASVIAGIALDEGADVVVLPETTDPIGEEVAIAMREGGSPMWVHTQAFDLISKARSTTILISPDLGDYEVVSLEAPGPPGNTNTLPTVVADPIDGVGPRIVAVHAVAPIRWELRNWRSDLDWLAEQCAGEDVIMAGDFNATVDHFAGRGLSGGDLGRCSDAADDAHAAALGTWPTNLPVLLGSPIDHVLATPNWKVDDFRTLQQYDDAGSDHRPIVATLSPAG, from the coding sequence ATGCTCCCCCGCATCCTCGGTTGGGCCGTCGTGCTCGGCATCCTCATCGTGGCCGTCGTGCTCGTCTGGCCGCAGGGCTTCGGCCTGCAGAACCAGTGGATCGCGGCGCACATCGTGGCGTTGCGGGGCGTCGCCGCCGTGTGCGGGGCGATCGCGGCGGGGTTGTTCCTGCTGCTCGCGATCGCGAGGCCCGCTCGACGCTTCGGCATCGCGATGGCGGTCGTGCTCGGGCTCTTCGCGGTGGGCAACGTCGCAGTGCTCACGGCGCGGGGCATCGGGGCAGCGGATGCCTCGGACGAGGCGCCGGCCGAGTCGATCACGGTGCTCTCGTGGAACACCCTCGGCGAGGTTCCCGACGCCTCGGTGATCGCGGGGATCGCACTCGACGAGGGTGCCGACGTCGTCGTGCTGCCCGAGACGACCGACCCGATCGGCGAAGAGGTGGCGATCGCGATGCGCGAGGGCGGCAGCCCGATGTGGGTGCACACCCAGGCGTTCGACCTGATCTCCAAGGCGCGATCGACGACCATCCTCATCAGCCCCGACCTCGGCGACTACGAAGTCGTCTCGCTGGAGGCGCCCGGGCCGCCCGGGAACACGAACACCCTGCCCACCGTCGTCGCCGACCCGATCGACGGCGTGGGCCCTCGCATCGTGGCCGTCCATGCCGTCGCCCCGATCCGCTGGGAACTGCGGAACTGGCGCAGCGACCTCGACTGGCTCGCCGAGCAATGCGCCGGCGAGGACGTGATCATGGCGGGAGACTTCAACGCGACCGTCGATCACTTCGCCGGTCGCGGGCTCTCCGGCGGCGATCTCGGGCGGTGCTCGGATGCCGCCGACGACGCCCATGCCGCCGCGCTCGGCACGTGGCCCACCAACCTGCCGGTGCTGCTCGGCAGTCCGATCGACCACGTGCTCGCGACACCGAACTGGAAGGTCGACGACTTCCGCACGCTGCAGCAGTACGACGACGCGGGCAGCGACCATCGCCCCATCGTGGCGACGCTCTCCCCCGCCGGCTGA
- a CDS encoding aminopeptidase P family protein, with translation MANSTDTSTKTAPPTSEEASRNANRSTTPGSEGFKEFIGNGWAEREETVPPARAQAAFAAARRATVSAAFTGVRLIIPAGDMKQRANDTDYPYRAHSAFAHLTGWGSDSEPGAVLVLSPDGDGHTATVYFRERAGRDSEEFYANPAIGEFWIGARPSLAHVAADLALETRGLDEFERVIDSVDTATLVLREADAAITDRVDHARIRFAAEQALSTNAADTPFSIEVGGDHEPDGELARTLSELRLVKDEFEVSEMRAAIDATERGFTEVIAELPRITAEVRGERVIEGVFATRARLDGNDVGYGSIAAAGPHATILHWTRNDGAVAPGDLVLLDAGVELDTYYTADITRTFPVNGTFSPVQRQIYEAVLEAADAAFAVVRPGAIFREVHAAAMGVIARKTAEWGFLPVSAEESLEPENQFHRRYMVHGTSHHLGLDVHDCAQARRSMYMDGVLEPGMVFTIEPGLYFQPDDLTVPAEFRGIGVRIEDDILVTEGGAENLSARIPRTADEVEAWVRGGVA, from the coding sequence ATGGCGAACTCGACCGACACCTCGACCAAGACGGCACCCCCGACATCCGAAGAGGCCAGTCGCAACGCGAACCGCTCGACGACGCCCGGGTCCGAGGGGTTCAAGGAGTTCATCGGCAATGGCTGGGCCGAGCGTGAAGAGACCGTGCCGCCCGCGCGCGCCCAGGCCGCGTTCGCTGCGGCGCGCCGAGCCACGGTGTCGGCGGCGTTCACCGGCGTGCGCCTCATCATCCCGGCCGGCGACATGAAGCAGCGCGCCAACGACACCGACTATCCCTACCGGGCGCACTCGGCGTTCGCCCACCTCACGGGTTGGGGTTCCGACAGCGAGCCCGGCGCCGTGCTCGTGCTCTCGCCCGACGGCGACGGCCACACGGCGACGGTGTACTTCCGTGAGCGTGCCGGCCGCGACTCCGAGGAGTTCTACGCCAACCCGGCGATCGGAGAGTTCTGGATCGGGGCGCGCCCATCGCTCGCACACGTGGCCGCCGATCTCGCGCTCGAGACGCGAGGACTCGACGAATTCGAGCGCGTCATCGACTCGGTCGACACCGCGACGCTCGTGCTGCGCGAGGCCGACGCCGCCATCACCGATCGTGTCGACCACGCCCGCATCCGGTTCGCCGCCGAGCAGGCGCTCTCGACGAACGCCGCCGACACCCCGTTCAGCATCGAGGTCGGCGGCGACCACGAGCCCGACGGAGAACTGGCCCGCACGCTCTCCGAGCTCCGACTCGTGAAAGACGAGTTCGAGGTCAGCGAGATGCGCGCCGCGATCGATGCGACCGAGCGCGGCTTCACCGAGGTCATCGCGGAGCTTCCGCGGATCACCGCCGAGGTGCGCGGCGAGCGCGTCATCGAGGGCGTCTTCGCGACCCGGGCCCGGCTCGATGGCAACGACGTCGGCTACGGCTCGATCGCCGCGGCCGGACCGCATGCGACCATCCTGCACTGGACCCGCAACGACGGGGCCGTCGCACCCGGCGACCTCGTGCTGCTCGACGCCGGCGTCGAGCTCGACACGTATTACACGGCCGACATCACCCGCACCTTCCCCGTGAACGGCACGTTCTCGCCCGTGCAACGGCAGATCTACGAGGCAGTGCTCGAGGCGGCGGATGCCGCGTTCGCGGTCGTGCGCCCCGGTGCGATCTTCCGCGAGGTGCACGCCGCCGCCATGGGCGTCATCGCACGCAAGACCGCGGAGTGGGGCTTCCTGCCCGTCTCGGCCGAGGAGTCGCTCGAGCCCGAGAACCAGTTCCACCGCCGGTACATGGTGCACGGCACGAGCCACCACCTCGGCCTCGACGTGCACGATTGCGCCCAAGCGCGGCGCTCGATGTACATGGACGGGGTGCTCGAGCCCGGCATGGTCTTCACGATCGAGCCCGGACTCTACTTCCAGCCCGACGATCTCACCGTGCCCGCGGAGTTCCGCGGCATCGGCGTGCGCATCGAAGACGACATCCTCGTCACCGAGGGCGGTGCCGAGAACCTCTCGGCGCGCATCCCCCGCACGGCCGACGAGGTCGAGGCCTGGGTGCGCGGCGGCGTCGCCTGA
- a CDS encoding M1 family metallopeptidase, translating into MGAPSVAVAALPEYAPGADGAGDPYFPLAGNGGTDVVHYDLDLDYTPAPPDPAPLEGRLDGVATIDLIPTQDLSRFNLDLRGLTATEVTVSGKPATFTQTTNELVITPTKKVKAGKTTQVVVTYGGTTTRPTDIEGALYGWVTTRDGAMVVSEPDGSATWFPVNDHPTDKSTYSFEITVPEGLVAVANGLPSGPATTVDGKTTWYWDAPDPMAAYLATASVGDYVVNEYVAENGTPIFDAVDPARLGVPSASLALTSDMLVFFEGLYGPYPFNSYGAIVDDDSVGYALETQTRSFFSRTAGEGTVAHELAHQWMGDHVSPYRWADIWLNEGWASYSEWMWTEHRGGDTAQAAFDDYLSIPADDDEWDLVVADPGPPGLFLNPVYDRGAATLHALRVKIGDDAFFELAQTWVERFGGGTASTADFIALSEEASGQDLATFFDVWLYTSEKPVSW; encoded by the coding sequence TTGGGCGCGCCATCCGTCGCCGTCGCCGCACTTCCGGAATACGCTCCAGGTGCCGACGGGGCCGGCGACCCCTACTTCCCGCTCGCCGGCAACGGTGGCACCGACGTCGTGCACTACGACCTCGACCTCGACTACACACCGGCACCGCCCGACCCGGCGCCGCTCGAGGGCCGTCTCGACGGCGTCGCCACGATCGACCTCATCCCGACGCAGGACCTCAGCCGATTCAACCTCGACCTGCGCGGTCTCACCGCCACCGAGGTGACGGTGTCCGGCAAGCCCGCGACCTTCACGCAGACCACGAACGAGCTCGTCATCACGCCGACGAAGAAGGTCAAGGCCGGCAAGACGACGCAGGTCGTGGTCACCTACGGCGGAACGACCACGCGGCCGACGGACATCGAGGGTGCGCTGTACGGCTGGGTCACGACTCGTGACGGCGCGATGGTGGTGAGCGAGCCCGACGGGTCGGCCACGTGGTTCCCCGTCAACGACCATCCGACCGACAAGTCGACGTACTCGTTCGAGATCACGGTGCCCGAAGGCCTCGTCGCTGTCGCGAACGGCCTGCCCAGCGGTCCCGCTACCACGGTCGACGGGAAGACGACATGGTACTGGGACGCGCCCGACCCGATGGCCGCCTACCTCGCGACGGCCAGCGTGGGCGACTACGTGGTGAACGAGTACGTCGCCGAGAACGGCACGCCGATCTTCGACGCCGTCGATCCGGCACGCCTCGGGGTACCGTCGGCGAGCCTTGCGCTGACGAGCGACATGCTCGTCTTCTTCGAGGGACTGTACGGCCCGTATCCGTTCAACTCGTACGGCGCGATCGTCGACGACGACAGCGTCGGCTACGCTCTCGAGACGCAGACGCGGTCGTTCTTCTCCCGCACCGCCGGAGAGGGCACCGTCGCGCACGAGCTCGCGCACCAGTGGATGGGCGATCACGTGAGCCCGTACCGCTGGGCGGACATCTGGCTCAATGAGGGCTGGGCGTCGTACTCGGAGTGGATGTGGACGGAGCACCGGGGCGGCGACACGGCCCAGGCGGCCTTCGACGACTACCTGTCGATCCCCGCCGACGACGACGAGTGGGATCTCGTCGTCGCCGACCCGGGCCCGCCCGGACTCTTCCTGAACCCGGTCTACGACCGCGGCGCCGCGACCCTGCACGCGCTGCGCGTGAAGATCGGCGACGATGCGTTCTTCGAGCTGGCGCAGACGTGGGTGGAGCGGTTCGGTGGCGGCACGGCGTCTACCGCCGACTTCATCGCGCTTTCAGAGGAGGCATCGGGCCAGGATCTCGCGACGTTCTTCGATGTGTGGCTCTACACGTCCGAGAAGCCGGTCAGCTGGTAG
- a CDS encoding aminotransferase, with protein sequence MNDVSTGSSGFSLVQPSPPEISETDAASIARELFGIAASARTLGSHQDRNFLLESEQGRVLLKIANPGTSVEELEAQSRATEHLAAREPTLRVPRTRAGLDGELVQRVAFDGQTLHARVLDFLEGDPLSGGRHLSAKHVDAIGSMAGRVARALADFDEHGVERPHQWDLRRAPAVLEALLPHVGDVALRAHLAETAAAAWVVVDGLSAKLPVQVIHGDLTDDNVVASRGSSGIPDGVIDFGDLNAGWAVGELAITVSSLLHHAGGGIVASMRAVRAYHEVRPLSAAEASALWPLVVVRGAILVASAHHVLATDPGNDYASGNLEHEITIFERASGLPLPVATALVRSATGHEARQVALPEERRLLPDLDPGSVAVLDLSPTSPLLHEGRWLDANAEPELAASAIAAGADATLTRFAEPRLTRSRLRSTEEPENCVLGIELTLAAPHTVAAPWAGMMVPTADGVELRGNGLVLRLAGVTSELADGTTVSAGTPLGIAAGVLRVTAARDDVEVPWIVAPSLAAAWRVAAADPTALILGAPLPEHRTDAAALIERRRATLAEVQEYYYEEPPVIVRGWKEWLVDADGRVYLDVLNNVTSIGHAHPRLVQAVAAQWSLLNTNSRFNYPSIVDFAERLAALLPDGLDSVFLVNSGSEAVDLALRLGRVGSGRREVLAVREAYHGWTDLSDSVSTSIADNPDALATRPDWVHTVDAPNSYRGTHRGAEVGRYAEEAVAVVDGLAASGTPVGTFIAETFYGNAGGIELPDGYLEAVYAVVRRHGGLVVADEVQVGYGRLGDWGFEQQGVVPDIVTIAKAMGNGHPLGAVITTREIADRYRSQGYFFSSAGGSPVSSVVGTTVLDVIRDERLQENAVETGGYLKARLAELGERHRLIGAVHGSGFYLGVEFVRDRETLEPATEETTAICDRLRELGVIVQPTSDRQCVLKIKPPMCLTRASADFFVDALDEVLTTGW encoded by the coding sequence ATGAACGACGTCTCGACCGGGTCATCCGGGTTCTCCCTCGTGCAGCCGAGCCCGCCCGAGATCAGCGAGACGGACGCGGCGTCGATCGCCCGTGAGCTCTTCGGCATCGCCGCTTCGGCGCGAACGCTCGGAAGCCACCAGGACCGCAATTTCCTGCTCGAGAGCGAGCAGGGTCGCGTGCTGCTCAAGATCGCCAATCCCGGCACGAGCGTCGAGGAGCTCGAGGCGCAGTCCCGAGCGACGGAGCATCTCGCCGCGCGAGAGCCGACCCTCAGGGTGCCCCGAACTCGTGCCGGGCTCGACGGCGAGCTCGTGCAACGCGTCGCCTTCGACGGGCAGACGCTGCACGCCCGCGTGCTCGACTTCCTCGAGGGCGACCCGCTCTCGGGCGGCCGCCACCTCTCGGCGAAGCACGTGGACGCGATCGGCTCGATGGCCGGGCGCGTCGCTCGTGCCCTGGCCGACTTCGACGAGCACGGCGTCGAGCGGCCGCACCAATGGGACCTGCGCCGCGCACCTGCAGTGCTCGAGGCCCTGCTGCCCCACGTCGGCGATGTCGCGCTCCGCGCGCACCTGGCAGAGACGGCCGCGGCGGCTTGGGTGGTCGTCGACGGCCTCTCGGCAAAGTTGCCGGTGCAGGTCATCCACGGCGACCTCACCGATGACAATGTGGTCGCGAGCCGCGGTTCGTCGGGCATTCCCGACGGTGTCATCGACTTCGGCGACCTGAACGCGGGCTGGGCGGTCGGCGAGCTCGCGATCACCGTCTCGTCGCTCCTGCACCACGCGGGGGGCGGCATCGTGGCCTCGATGCGCGCGGTTCGCGCCTACCACGAGGTGCGACCGCTCTCGGCGGCCGAGGCGTCGGCGCTCTGGCCGCTCGTCGTGGTGCGCGGCGCGATCCTCGTCGCGAGCGCACACCACGTGCTCGCGACCGACCCCGGCAACGACTACGCCTCGGGAAACCTCGAGCACGAGATCACCATCTTCGAGCGCGCGAGCGGGCTGCCGTTGCCCGTCGCGACGGCGCTCGTGCGCTCGGCGACCGGTCACGAGGCCCGCCAGGTGGCCCTCCCCGAGGAGCGACGCCTGCTTCCCGACCTCGATCCGGGGAGCGTGGCCGTGCTCGACCTCTCACCGACGAGTCCGTTGCTGCACGAGGGCCGGTGGCTGGATGCGAACGCAGAACCCGAGCTCGCGGCATCCGCCATCGCTGCCGGCGCCGACGCGACGCTCACTCGCTTCGCCGAGCCGCGACTCACGAGATCGAGGCTGCGCTCGACCGAGGAGCCGGAGAACTGCGTGCTCGGGATCGAGCTCACGCTCGCCGCACCGCACACTGTCGCGGCGCCGTGGGCCGGCATGATGGTGCCGACCGCCGATGGCGTCGAGCTCCGCGGCAACGGGCTCGTGCTGCGGCTCGCGGGCGTCACATCGGAACTCGCCGACGGCACGACGGTGAGCGCCGGCACCCCGCTCGGCATCGCGGCCGGCGTCCTGCGCGTGACGGCGGCGCGTGACGACGTCGAGGTGCCCTGGATCGTCGCCCCGTCGCTCGCAGCGGCGTGGCGCGTGGCAGCAGCCGACCCGACGGCGCTCATCCTCGGAGCACCGCTTCCTGAACACCGCACGGATGCCGCAGCGCTCATCGAGCGCCGGCGCGCGACCCTCGCCGAGGTGCAGGAGTACTACTACGAGGAACCGCCGGTGATCGTGCGCGGGTGGAAGGAGTGGCTCGTCGACGCCGACGGCCGCGTCTACCTCGACGTGCTCAACAACGTCACCTCGATCGGGCACGCCCACCCCAGGCTCGTGCAGGCGGTCGCAGCACAGTGGAGCCTGCTCAACACGAACTCCCGCTTCAACTACCCCTCGATCGTGGACTTCGCCGAGCGCCTGGCGGCCCTCCTCCCCGACGGCCTCGACTCGGTGTTCCTCGTGAACAGCGGCTCGGAAGCGGTCGACCTCGCGCTGCGCCTCGGCCGGGTGGGCTCGGGTCGCCGCGAGGTGCTCGCCGTGCGCGAGGCCTACCACGGCTGGACTGATCTCTCCGACTCCGTCTCGACCTCGATCGCCGACAACCCCGACGCCCTCGCCACACGCCCCGACTGGGTGCACACCGTCGACGCCCCCAACTCCTACCGCGGCACGCATCGCGGGGCGGAAGTGGGCCGGTACGCCGAGGAGGCGGTCGCGGTCGTCGATGGGCTCGCGGCATCCGGAACCCCTGTCGGCACGTTCATCGCCGAGACGTTCTACGGCAACGCCGGCGGCATCGAGCTGCCCGACGGATACCTGGAGGCCGTGTATGCGGTCGTGCGCCGCCACGGCGGCCTCGTCGTCGCCGATGAGGTGCAAGTGGGCTACGGCCGGCTCGGCGACTGGGGCTTTGAGCAACAGGGCGTCGTTCCCGACATCGTCACGATCGCCAAGGCGATGGGCAACGGGCATCCGCTGGGCGCGGTCATCACCACTCGCGAGATCGCCGACCGGTACCGCTCGCAGGGATACTTCTTCTCGTCGGCCGGCGGCAGCCCCGTCAGCTCGGTCGTGGGCACGACGGTGCTCGACGTGATCCGCGACGAGCGCCTGCAGGAGAATGCGGTCGAGACCGGCGGCTACCTCAAGGCACGGCTCGCGGAGCTCGGCGAACGTCACCGACTCATCGGCGCAGTGCACGGCAGCGGCTTCTACCTGGGGGTGGAGTTCGTGCGCGACCGCGAGACACTCGAGCCCGCGACAGAGGAGACGACGGCGATCTGCGACCGGCTGCGAGAGCTCGGCGTGATCGTGCAGCCCACCTCCGACCGCCAGTGCGTGCTGAAGATCAAGCCGCCGATGTGCCTCACCCGCGCGAGTGCCGACTTCTTCGTCGACGCCCTCGACGAGGTGCTCACGACCGGGTGGTGA
- a CDS encoding TIGR02611 family protein, with translation MVSRFELDREIAAGEDPRQPLRQWLRSIRRRIRGRPALRRFYRILVAVIGGAIATLGLLLVPLPGPGWLVVFLGLAILGTEFAWANRTAAFTKRQLARFWAWWQRRRAERAEHAERAASAERTEHAERGHRPGRAA, from the coding sequence ATGGTGAGCCGATTCGAGCTCGACCGGGAGATCGCCGCAGGCGAGGACCCGAGGCAGCCGCTGCGACAGTGGCTCCGCAGCATCCGTCGCCGCATTCGCGGGCGCCCCGCGCTGCGCCGCTTCTACCGGATCCTCGTCGCCGTGATCGGCGGTGCGATCGCGACGCTCGGACTCCTGCTCGTGCCGCTGCCCGGGCCGGGATGGCTCGTGGTCTTCCTCGGCCTCGCGATCCTCGGCACCGAGTTCGCGTGGGCGAACCGCACGGCCGCGTTCACGAAGCGCCAGCTCGCGCGATTCTGGGCATGGTGGCAGCGTCGCCGCGCCGAACGCGCCGAGCACGCCGAACGCGCCGCATCTGCCGAACGCACCGAGCACGCGGAACGCGGACACCGCCCGGGGCGCGCCGCATGA